The DNA sequence ACCCCTGGACCCACGAGACCCTGATGCGGTTTCGCGAACGGCATCAGGATCCGAGCGGGACAGATCTGGACTATGCGGCCCGGATCAACGGTTTTGACAGCGCCGAGGGGTTTATCGAGGCGCATCATTCCCAGCCATGGTTCGTGTCCATGGTGGGGTTCGTTGCAGGGCTGCCGTTCCTCTACCAACTGGTCGAGCGCGACAAGCAGCTCCAGGTGCCGAAGTACCTGCGGCCCAGAACGGACACGCCCAAGCAGACAGTGGGTTATGGCGGGTGTTTCTCGTGCATCTATTCGGTGCGCGGCGCCGGTGGCTATCAGATGTTCGGTATCACGCCGATGCCGATCTTCGATCCCGAACAAAAGGTCGGATATCTCCAGGATTTCATGGTGTTCTTCAAACCAGGTGACATCGTCAAGTTCAAACCCATCGACCGCGAGGAATACGACCGCATCCTTGCTGCTGTCGAAGCGGGCACCTATGCGCCGCGCATAGCCGAGGTCGATTTCGATCTTGATGCCTTTAACGCCGACATGGTCGGAACCAATCGCAAACTGATGGAGGCCCTCAATGTCGCTTAAGATTGTGAACCCAGGTCTGTCCACGTCGATCCAGGATCTGGGGC is a window from the Hoeflea sp. IMCC20628 genome containing:
- a CDS encoding carboxyltransferase domain-containing protein produces the protein MKTRYTYGGDEHIYVEMDDEMSLDAFFKSLSMSNAVREANIDGVTEICPANASFQVRFDPDVIAPEEMMRRVQELEHKADDAEKQMATRIVEIPVYYQDPWTHETLMRFRERHQDPSGTDLDYAARINGFDSAEGFIEAHHSQPWFVSMVGFVAGLPFLYQLVERDKQLQVPKYLRPRTDTPKQTVGYGGCFSCIYSVRGAGGYQMFGITPMPIFDPEQKVGYLQDFMVFFKPGDIVKFKPIDREEYDRILAAVEAGTYAPRIAEVDFDLDAFNADMVGTNRKLMEALNVA